From Streptomyces sp. 6-11-2, one genomic window encodes:
- a CDS encoding Rrf2 family transcriptional regulator, with translation MRLLRSTDMALRVLMRLAVAGESSPTTREVAGDMGVPYTHTAKVVAELQHRGLLAARRGRGGGLTLTEAGRDASVGALVRALEGEGDVADCEGSIPCPLSSDCRLRGALRRAQEAFYAALDPFTVADMVAAPTGPLLLGLPAMRPPT, from the coding sequence ATGCGGCTGCTGCGTTCCACCGACATGGCGCTGCGCGTCCTGATGCGGCTCGCGGTCGCCGGCGAGTCGAGCCCCACGACCCGGGAGGTCGCGGGCGACATGGGCGTGCCGTACACGCATACCGCGAAGGTCGTCGCCGAGCTCCAGCACCGCGGTCTGCTCGCGGCCCGCCGCGGCCGCGGCGGCGGACTGACGCTCACCGAAGCGGGCCGCGACGCCTCGGTCGGCGCCCTCGTACGCGCCCTGGAGGGCGAGGGCGACGTGGCCGACTGCGAGGGCAGCATCCCCTGCCCGCTCAGCTCCGACTGCCGCCTGCGCGGCGCCCTGCGGCGCGCCCAGGAGGCCTTCTACGCCGCGCTCGACCCCTTCACGGTCGCCGACATGGTCGCGGCGCCGACGGGACCGCTGCTGCTGGGGCTGCCCGCCATGCGGCCGCCCACCTGA
- a CDS encoding DUF305 domain-containing protein, producing MRHIGLIAGAAAAALVATGAITYAVAEDSGGARHTVEAPAAGSADAGFARDMAVHHQQAVEMSFIVRDRTTDTEVRRLAYDIAQTQANQRGMLLGWLDLWELPKVSADPPMTWMGMGDMPAGQDGALMPGMATNSEMRRLGELGGRQAEVFYLQLMTDHHKGGVHMAGGCVARCTVGVEKRLARGMVESQRSEMRLMADMLKERGAAPRS from the coding sequence TTGAGGCACATCGGGCTGATCGCCGGGGCCGCGGCGGCCGCGCTGGTCGCGACGGGGGCGATCACGTACGCGGTCGCCGAGGACAGCGGCGGGGCGCGCCACACCGTGGAGGCGCCCGCCGCCGGCTCCGCGGACGCCGGCTTCGCCCGGGACATGGCGGTCCACCACCAGCAGGCCGTCGAGATGTCGTTCATCGTGCGCGACCGTACGACGGACACCGAAGTGCGCCGCCTCGCCTACGACATCGCGCAGACGCAGGCCAACCAGCGGGGCATGCTGCTGGGCTGGCTCGACCTGTGGGAGCTGCCGAAGGTGTCGGCGGACCCGCCGATGACGTGGATGGGCATGGGCGACATGCCCGCCGGCCAGGACGGCGCGCTGATGCCCGGCATGGCGACCAACTCCGAGATGCGCAGGCTCGGCGAACTCGGCGGCAGGCAGGCCGAGGTGTTCTACCTCCAGCTGATGACGGACCATCACAAGGGTGGCGTCCACATGGCCGGGGGCTGTGTCGCCCGCTGCACGGTGGGTGTGGAGAAGAGGCTCGCGCGAGGCATGGTCGAATCGCAGCGGTCGGAGATGCGGTTGATGGCCGACATGCTCAAGGAGCGTGGCGCGGCGCCCCGTTCATGA
- a CDS encoding DUF3105 domain-containing protein — protein sequence MDSAHPTGTGQHKARTEEMRRAQRARERRTRLLMVAASVVVVAGLVTGGVVLLNSGSSDAAPAAASEGKGGDGGHFVTRADGVRTWKGTLERNHTTAPVTYPMEPPVGGDHNPVWQNCNGDVYTEPVKNESAVHALEHGAVWVTYNSKASKADVAALAAKVRKTPYTLMSPVEDQKDPLTLSAWAHQRTVTSAKDPQVDKFLAEFVQGPQTPEPGATCTGGLDR from the coding sequence ATGGACTCCGCGCACCCGACCGGCACCGGACAGCACAAGGCCCGCACCGAGGAGATGCGCCGGGCGCAGCGCGCCCGGGAGCGGCGCACGCGGCTGCTCATGGTGGCCGCGAGCGTGGTCGTCGTGGCCGGGCTGGTCACCGGCGGCGTGGTGCTCCTGAACTCGGGGTCCTCGGACGCCGCGCCGGCCGCGGCGAGCGAGGGGAAGGGCGGTGACGGCGGGCACTTCGTCACCCGCGCGGACGGCGTACGGACCTGGAAGGGCACGCTGGAGCGCAACCACACCACCGCCCCGGTGACCTATCCGATGGAGCCCCCGGTCGGCGGCGACCACAACCCGGTCTGGCAGAACTGCAACGGCGACGTGTACACCGAACCGGTGAAGAACGAAAGTGCCGTCCACGCGCTGGAGCACGGCGCCGTCTGGGTGACGTACAACAGCAAGGCGTCCAAGGCGGACGTGGCCGCGCTCGCGGCGAAGGTGAGGAAGACGCCGTACACGCTGATGAGCCCGGTCGAGGACCAGAAGGACCCCCTCACGCTGTCCGCCTGGGCGCACCAGCGCACGGTGACGAGCGCGAAGGACCCGCAAGTGGACAAGTTCCTCGCCGAGTTCGTCCAGGGGCCGCAGACGCCCGAGCCGGGTGCCACCTGCACGGGCGGACTGGACCGTTGA
- a CDS encoding globin domain-containing protein — protein sequence MLSEQSAATVRATLPAVGAAIGQITERFYARLFDAHPELLRDLFNRGNQAAGTQRQALAGSIAAFATHLVENPDQRPDLMLQRIAHKHASLGVAPEQYPVVHEHLFAAIAEVLGEAVTPEVAAAWTEVYWLMANALIAIEKRLYEQSEQRGWREWEVVERIEETADVATFKLRPVDDAPVPGYRAGQYVSVGVELPDGARQIRQYSLTAGPGSPVRQFAVKRVAGDATTPDGEVSHHLHAHVRVGDVLQLSAPYGDLVLEETGAPLLLASAGIGVTPMIAMLEQLALTGHSAPVTVVHADRSPAAHALRSDHQAYTAKLPDTQTVFFYERYDADADDDAAGAGRPGLVDLGDVDVRAGTRAYLCGPLPFMRAVREQLIGKGVSPADIHYEVFGPDLWLAQPAA from the coding sequence ATGCTGTCCGAGCAGTCAGCAGCCACCGTCCGCGCCACCCTCCCCGCCGTCGGCGCGGCCATCGGCCAGATCACCGAGCGCTTCTACGCCAGACTGTTCGACGCCCACCCCGAGCTGCTGCGCGATCTGTTCAACCGCGGCAACCAGGCCGCCGGCACGCAGCGGCAGGCCCTGGCCGGCTCCATCGCCGCCTTCGCCACCCACCTGGTGGAGAACCCGGACCAGCGCCCCGACCTGATGCTCCAGCGCATCGCCCACAAGCACGCGTCCCTGGGAGTGGCACCGGAGCAGTACCCGGTCGTCCACGAGCACCTGTTCGCGGCCATCGCCGAGGTGCTCGGCGAGGCGGTGACCCCGGAGGTCGCCGCCGCCTGGACCGAGGTCTACTGGCTGATGGCCAACGCCCTCATCGCCATCGAGAAGCGCCTGTACGAGCAGAGCGAGCAGCGCGGCTGGCGGGAGTGGGAGGTCGTCGAGCGGATCGAGGAGACCGCGGACGTGGCCACCTTCAAGCTGCGCCCCGTCGACGACGCCCCGGTGCCCGGCTACCGCGCCGGCCAGTACGTCTCGGTCGGCGTCGAGCTCCCGGACGGGGCCCGCCAGATCCGCCAGTACAGCCTGACCGCGGGCCCCGGATCGCCGGTGCGGCAGTTCGCCGTCAAGCGGGTGGCCGGCGACGCCACGACGCCCGACGGGGAGGTCTCCCACCACCTGCACGCACACGTGCGCGTGGGAGACGTCCTCCAGCTGTCCGCCCCGTACGGCGACCTCGTCCTGGAGGAGACCGGGGCGCCGCTGCTGCTCGCCTCCGCGGGCATCGGCGTCACCCCGATGATCGCCATGCTGGAGCAGCTCGCCCTGACCGGCCACAGCGCCCCGGTGACCGTGGTCCACGCCGACCGCTCCCCCGCCGCGCACGCGCTCCGCTCCGACCACCAGGCGTACACGGCCAAGCTGCCGGACACGCAAACGGTCTTCTTCTACGAGCGGTACGACGCCGATGCCGACGACGACGCGGCAGGCGCCGGGCGGCCCGGCCTGGTCGACCTCGGCGACGTCGACGTCCGGGCCGGCACGCGCGCGTACCTGTGCGGCCCGCTGCCCTTCATGCGGGCGGTGCGTGAGCAGCTGATCGGCAAGGGCGTGTCCCCGGCCGACATCCACTACGAGGTCTTCGGCCCGGACCTGTGGCTGGCCCAGCCGGCCGCCTGA
- the glnA gene encoding type I glutamate--ammonia ligase, with product MDKQQEFVLRTLEERDIRFVRLWFTDVLGFLKSVAVAPAELEQAFDEGIGFDGSAIEGFARVYESDMIAKPDPSTFQILPWRAEAPGTARMFCDILMPDGSPSFADPRYVLKRALARTSDLGFTFYTHPEIEFFLLKNRPLDGSRPTPADNSGYFDHTPQAIGMDFRRQAITMLESMGISVEFSHHEGAPGQQEIDLRYADALSTADNIMTFRLVMKQVALEQGLQATFMPKPFSEFPGSGMHSHLSLFEGDRNAFYESGAEYQLSKVGRSFIAGLLRHAAEISAVTNQWVNSYKRIWGGSERTAGAGGEAPSYICWGHNNRSALVRVPMYKPGKTGSARVEVRSLDSGANPYLAYAVLLAAGLKGIEEGYELPPGAEDDVWALSNAERRAMGIEPLPQNLGEALTLMENSDLVADTLGEHVFDFFLRNKRAEWHEYRSEVTAFELKKHLPVL from the coding sequence ATGGACAAGCAGCAGGAGTTCGTGCTCCGGACGTTGGAGGAGCGCGACATCCGGTTCGTACGCCTGTGGTTCACGGACGTGCTCGGCTTCCTCAAGTCCGTGGCCGTCGCGCCCGCCGAACTGGAACAGGCCTTCGACGAGGGCATCGGCTTCGACGGCTCCGCCATCGAGGGCTTCGCCCGGGTCTACGAGTCCGACATGATCGCCAAGCCCGACCCGTCCACCTTCCAGATCCTGCCCTGGCGCGCCGAGGCCCCCGGTACGGCCCGCATGTTCTGCGACATCCTCATGCCGGACGGCTCCCCCTCCTTCGCCGACCCGCGCTACGTCCTCAAGCGCGCCCTGGCCCGCACCTCCGACCTCGGCTTCACCTTCTACACCCACCCCGAGATCGAGTTCTTCCTGCTCAAGAACCGCCCGCTGGACGGTTCCCGCCCCACGCCCGCGGACAACTCCGGCTACTTCGACCACACCCCGCAGGCCATCGGCATGGACTTCCGCCGGCAGGCGATCACCATGCTGGAGTCGATGGGCATCTCGGTGGAGTTCTCCCACCACGAGGGCGCCCCGGGCCAGCAGGAGATCGACCTGCGCTACGCCGACGCCCTGTCCACCGCGGACAACATCATGACGTTCCGCCTGGTCATGAAGCAGGTCGCGCTCGAGCAGGGCCTCCAGGCCACGTTCATGCCCAAGCCCTTCTCGGAGTTCCCCGGCTCCGGCATGCACTCGCACCTGTCGCTGTTCGAAGGTGACCGGAACGCCTTCTACGAGTCCGGCGCCGAGTACCAGCTCTCGAAGGTGGGCCGTTCCTTCATCGCGGGCCTCCTCCGCCACGCCGCCGAGATCTCCGCGGTCACCAACCAGTGGGTCAACTCCTACAAGCGCATCTGGGGCGGCTCCGAGCGGACCGCGGGCGCGGGCGGCGAGGCCCCCTCGTACATCTGCTGGGGCCACAACAACCGCTCGGCCCTGGTCCGCGTCCCGATGTACAAGCCCGGCAAGACCGGCTCCGCCCGCGTGGAGGTCCGCTCCCTCGACTCCGGCGCGAACCCCTATCTGGCCTACGCCGTGCTCCTGGCCGCCGGTCTGAAGGGCATCGAGGAGGGCTACGAGCTCCCGCCGGGCGCCGAGGACGACGTCTGGGCCCTGTCCAACGCCGAACGCCGCGCGATGGGCATCGAACCGCTCCCGCAGAACCTCGGCGAGGCCCTGACCCTGATGGAGAACAGCGACCTGGTCGCCGACACCCTCGGCGAGCACGTCTTCGACTTCTTCCTCCGCAACAAGCGCGCCGAGTGGCACGAGTACCGCTCGGAGGTCACGGCCTTCGAACTGAAGAAGCATCTGCCGGTGCTGTAG
- a CDS encoding NAD+ synthase: MPQLRLALNQIDSRVGDLAGNSEAIVRRARESAERGAHLAVFPEMALTGYPVEDLALRSSFVKASRAALRALAARLAAEGLGELPVLVGYLDRGETAQPKYGMPAGAPQNAAAVLHRGEVVLSFAKHHLPNYGVFDEFRYFVPGDTMPVLRVHGVDVALAICEDLWQDGGRVPAARSAGAGLLVSINASPYERLKDDARLDLVRKRAQEAGCTLAYLAMTGGQDELVFDGDSIVVAPDGEVVARAPQFAEDLMVLDLDLPAASVKAPTGVVDDGLRIDRTVLSEEPLPAYEPEPAGGYAARMDDDEEVYTALVVGLRAYVRKNGFRSVLIGLSGGIDSALVAAIACDAVGAENVYGVSMPSKYSSEHSKDDAAELARRTGLNFRTVPIAPMFDAYMGSLGLTGLAEENLQSRLRGTLLMAVSNQEGHIVLAPGNKSELAVGYSTLYGDSVGAYGPIKDVYKTSVFRLAEWRNRAAAERGEVPPIPENSLAKPPSAELRPGQVDTDSLPDYPVLDAILELYVDQDKGADLIVAAGYDRELVTKTLRMVDTAEYKRRQYPPGTKISAKGFGKDRRLPITNGWRESA, encoded by the coding sequence GTGCCTCAACTACGTCTCGCCCTGAACCAGATCGACTCGCGCGTCGGAGACCTCGCCGGGAACTCCGAGGCGATCGTCCGCCGGGCCCGGGAGTCCGCCGAGCGCGGAGCGCATCTCGCGGTGTTCCCGGAGATGGCGTTGACCGGGTACCCCGTCGAGGACCTGGCCCTCAGGTCGTCCTTCGTGAAGGCGTCGCGCGCCGCGCTGCGCGCCCTCGCCGCCCGGCTCGCCGCGGAGGGCCTCGGGGAGCTGCCGGTGCTCGTCGGCTACCTCGACCGCGGTGAGACCGCCCAGCCGAAGTACGGCATGCCGGCCGGCGCTCCGCAGAACGCGGCGGCGGTGCTGCACCGCGGCGAGGTGGTGCTGAGCTTCGCCAAGCACCACCTGCCGAACTACGGCGTCTTCGACGAGTTCCGCTACTTCGTCCCCGGCGACACCATGCCGGTCCTGCGGGTGCACGGCGTCGACGTCGCGCTCGCCATCTGCGAGGACCTGTGGCAGGACGGCGGAAGGGTGCCGGCCGCGCGCAGCGCGGGCGCCGGGCTGCTGGTCTCGATCAACGCCTCGCCGTACGAGCGTCTGAAGGACGACGCCCGCCTCGACCTGGTCCGCAAGCGGGCCCAGGAGGCCGGCTGCACCCTCGCCTACCTCGCCATGACCGGCGGGCAGGACGAGCTGGTCTTCGACGGCGACTCGATCGTGGTCGCCCCGGACGGCGAGGTGGTCGCGCGGGCGCCGCAGTTCGCCGAGGACCTCATGGTGCTGGACCTGGATCTGCCGGCGGCCTCGGTGAAGGCGCCCACGGGCGTGGTCGACGACGGTCTGCGCATCGACCGGACGGTGCTGTCCGAGGAGCCGCTGCCGGCCTACGAGCCGGAGCCGGCCGGCGGGTACGCCGCGCGCATGGACGACGACGAGGAGGTCTACACGGCACTGGTCGTGGGCCTGCGCGCGTACGTGCGGAAGAACGGCTTCCGCTCCGTGCTGATCGGCCTGTCCGGCGGCATCGACTCCGCGCTGGTCGCGGCGATCGCCTGCGACGCGGTGGGCGCGGAGAACGTGTACGGCGTCTCCATGCCGTCCAAGTACTCCTCGGAGCACTCCAAGGACGACGCCGCGGAGCTGGCACGGCGCACCGGCCTCAACTTCCGCACCGTCCCGATCGCCCCGATGTTCGACGCGTACATGGGCTCCCTGGGCCTGACGGGCCTGGCCGAGGAGAACCTCCAGTCCCGGCTGCGCGGCACGCTGCTGATGGCGGTCTCCAACCAGGAGGGCCACATCGTCCTCGCGCCCGGCAACAAGTCGGAGCTGGCGGTGGGCTACTCGACGCTGTACGGCGACTCGGTGGGCGCGTACGGCCCGATCAAGGACGTGTACAAGACGTCGGTCTTCCGGCTGGCCGAGTGGCGCAACCGGGCCGCGGCCGAGCGGGGCGAGGTCCCGCCGATCCCGGAGAACTCCCTCGCCAAGCCGCCGAGCGCGGAGCTGCGCCCCGGCCAGGTCGACACCGACTCGCTCCCGGACTACCCGGTGCTGGACGCGATCCTGGAGCTCTACGTCGACCAGGACAAGGGCGCCGACCTGATCGTCGCGGCCGGATACGACCGCGAGCTGGTCACGAAGACGCTCCGCATGGTCGACACGGCCGAGTACAAGCGGCGCCAGTACCCGCCGGGCACGAAGATCTCCGCGAAGGGCTTCGGGAAGGACCGGCGCCTGCCGATCACGAACGGCTGGCGGGAGTCGGCGTAG
- a CDS encoding protease pro-enzyme activation domain-containing protein: MRSNRATARAGLSMAATLPLLAGALALGIPAHAADNPGRSALAGTRPVWATATADKGATSDSAQVHARVYLAGRDAAGLAQYAAVVSDPSSASYGKYLSAQEAQARFGATKAQVAAVKSWLASSGLKVTSMTAHYVAVSGDVAAAEKAFGTQLHNFAKGSKTYRAPARTASVPASLNGAVLTVTGLDNAPHKAKHKDQLPPPDDVFKNAGPFSTYYGSNVASTLPSAYGQKVPYAVKGYTGKELRSAYGAGKYTGKGVRIAITDAYASPTIAFDAAGYAKKNGDKPWKTGQLRQVLPAGYTDTEECGAAGWYGEETLDVEAVHAVAPDANVVYVGAASCYDDDLLDSLSKIVDNHLADIVSNSWGDIEANETPDVAAAYDQVFQFGAVEGIGFYFSSGDDGDEVANTGTKQVDTPANSAWVTAVGGTSLAVGKGHKYLWETGWGTQKASLSKDGKSWAGFPGAFTSGAGGGTSRTVAQPSYQKNVVPKALATANNKAGNRVVPDIAAIADPNTGFLVGQTQTFPNGKEQYSEYRIGGTSLAAPVIAAVQALAQEARGGKAIGFANPAIYAKYGSKVYHDVVDQPTGKDLAVARVDYVNGVDAADGLSVSVRSLGKDSSLKAVKGYDTVTGVGSPANGYVESYRR, from the coding sequence ATGAGATCCAACCGTGCCACAGCGCGCGCCGGACTGAGCATGGCGGCGACTCTGCCGCTGCTCGCCGGCGCACTGGCGCTCGGCATACCCGCGCACGCCGCGGACAACCCGGGCCGCAGCGCGCTCGCGGGCACCAGGCCCGTCTGGGCGACGGCCACGGCGGACAAGGGCGCCACCTCGGACAGCGCCCAGGTCCACGCCCGGGTCTACCTGGCCGGACGGGACGCCGCCGGCCTCGCCCAGTACGCCGCGGTGGTGTCCGACCCGTCCTCGGCCTCGTACGGCAAGTACCTGAGCGCCCAGGAGGCACAGGCGCGCTTCGGCGCGACGAAGGCCCAGGTGGCCGCCGTGAAGTCGTGGCTGGCGTCGTCGGGGCTGAAGGTCACCTCCATGACGGCGCACTACGTCGCCGTCTCCGGTGACGTCGCCGCCGCCGAGAAGGCGTTCGGCACCCAGCTGCACAACTTCGCCAAGGGGTCGAAGACCTACCGCGCCCCGGCGCGGACGGCCTCGGTGCCGGCCTCCCTGAACGGCGCCGTCCTGACCGTCACCGGCCTGGACAACGCGCCGCACAAGGCGAAGCACAAGGACCAGCTGCCGCCGCCGGACGACGTGTTCAAGAACGCCGGGCCGTTCTCCACGTACTACGGCTCGAACGTGGCGAGCACGCTGCCCTCCGCGTACGGCCAGAAGGTCCCGTACGCCGTCAAGGGCTACACCGGCAAGGAGCTGCGGTCCGCCTACGGCGCCGGCAAGTACACCGGCAAGGGCGTCCGCATCGCCATCACCGACGCGTACGCCTCGCCGACCATCGCCTTCGACGCGGCCGGCTACGCGAAGAAGAACGGCGACAAGCCCTGGAAGACCGGCCAGTTGCGCCAGGTGCTTCCGGCCGGCTACACGGACACCGAGGAGTGCGGGGCGGCCGGCTGGTACGGCGAGGAGACCCTCGACGTCGAGGCCGTGCACGCGGTCGCGCCGGACGCGAACGTCGTCTACGTGGGCGCCGCGTCCTGCTACGACGACGATCTGCTCGACTCGCTGAGCAAGATCGTCGACAACCACCTGGCCGACATCGTCTCCAACTCCTGGGGCGACATCGAGGCCAACGAGACGCCGGACGTCGCGGCGGCCTACGACCAGGTCTTCCAGTTCGGCGCGGTCGAGGGCATCGGCTTCTACTTCTCCTCCGGCGACGACGGCGACGAGGTCGCCAACACCGGTACGAAGCAGGTCGACACCCCGGCCAACTCGGCGTGGGTGACCGCCGTCGGCGGTACCTCGCTGGCCGTAGGCAAGGGCCACAAGTACCTGTGGGAGACCGGCTGGGGCACCCAGAAGGCCTCGCTGTCCAAGGACGGCAAGAGCTGGGCGGGCTTCCCCGGCGCGTTCACCTCGGGCGCGGGCGGCGGCACCAGCCGGACCGTGGCGCAGCCGTCGTACCAGAAGAACGTGGTGCCGAAGGCACTGGCCACGGCCAACAACAAGGCCGGCAACCGCGTCGTCCCGGACATCGCGGCGATCGCCGACCCGAACACCGGCTTCCTGGTGGGCCAGACGCAGACCTTCCCGAACGGCAAGGAGCAGTACAGCGAGTACCGCATCGGCGGCACCTCGCTGGCCGCGCCGGTCATCGCGGCCGTCCAGGCGCTCGCCCAGGAGGCCCGCGGCGGCAAGGCGATCGGCTTCGCCAACCCGGCGATCTACGCCAAGTACGGCTCGAAGGTGTACCACGACGTGGTGGACCAGCCGACCGGCAAGGACCTCGCGGTCGCGCGGGTCGACTACGTCAACGGCGTCGACGCCGCGGACGGCCTGAGCGTCTCCGTCCGCAGCCTCGGCAAGGACAGCTCGCTCAAGGCGGTCAAGGGCTACGACACCGTCACCGGCGTCGGCTCCCCCGCGAACGGTTACGTGGAGTCCTACCGCCGCTGA